The DNA window ACATACAACCAGCTCACGTCATTTGAGAGCCAGCGTTGGCTCAGAGGCCGCGAGCTGCTAATCTCAATATCACTCAGTAAATAATCAAAATTACAATAGTTATGAATCTTCTAATTTTTCTCCCGCTTGTCGGAACTGTAATCGGAACCATAATAGGCATCCGCACACATAAGAATTACAAACGCAAACACAAGAAATAGAAATTATGAAAAAGATACTTGCATCAACCATCATGTGCTTTGCGGCGATGGCTGCAATGGCGCAGACCGCTGACATCGAGGTCAGCTATACGACGCGTTCATTGTACCGGAACGAGATGGAACGAATCAACAAATATCATCTCTTGGCAAATTCGACCTTATCAAAATTCTATAGTCCACGTTCGGAAGAAATAGACTCATTGATATCAACTCCGGAAGGGCTTGCCGCCTTCAAGAAGACGCAGGAAGCAGCTTTGAAAGCCATGATTGGACAAGGAATGATTGACATGAAGAATCTTCCTCGAAAGAAAGAGAACGTTTATGTAATCAAATCCGTCAGAGATTCGATGATAACCGTATATGACATGCTCGACAATGAACCGGTTTATTACACTGAGCCTTTCGCTGAATTGACATGGGAAACCGGCGACAGCACTAAAAACATACTTGGATATGAATGTATCCAAGCGCAGACCGACTATCACGGCCGCCATTGGACGGTCTGGTTTACGCCGGAAATACCTGTTCATGATGGACCTTGGAAGTTCAGAGGTTTGCCCGGACTTATCCTTGAAGCCACCACGGGAGACGGAATAGGATTTTTTGCAGACGGAATCCAGCAGTCTTCCAAAGATATTGGAAGTGTCTATGACGCAGAAAAATATGAACGATATAACCGAAAGGATATTCTACGTGCACGTCGTGCCGTAATCGATAATCCAAAAGGAACGCTGACCGCAAAAGGGTTGCTTGATGGAGTCGAAATAGATCCTGATCTGCTGAAACCGAAATCAGATGGTGGTGACTTTATCGAAACTGACTATAGGTGACAATGTATATGAAAAAGTTATATCTGATAATTCTTAGCTTCGTATTTTCACTTGTCACCTTTGCCATTACCAAGGATACACCTGAAATAGAGATGATCGATGTGAAAGGAGGCACTTTTTCAATGGGATTTAATCCCGATGAAACCGAGCATGCCTATGAAACACCACGCCACGAGGTCACATTACATGACTACAAGATAGGGAAATACGAAGTGACACAAGAACTATGGGAAACCGTCATGGGTGACAATCCCAGCGTCTTTAAAGGAAAGAGCCGCCCTGTAGAGAATGTTTCATGGAATGATGTGAGTCTATTCATAAAGAAACTCAACAAGGTTACAGGCAGACATTACCGTCTGCCGACAGAAGCAGAATGGGAATTTGCAGCAAGAGGGGGCAATGAATCTAATGATTTTGTTTTTATCGGAGGCGATGAAATCGATAAAATCGCATGGCACTTCGGCAATTCTGAAAAACAGACTCATCAGGTCGGATTGTTAGCGCCAAATGAACTGGGCATCTATGATATGGCCGGAAATGTCAGCGAATGGACTCAGGACTGGTTCGGACATTATAAAGCCAAAAGTCAGACAAATCCAAAAGGGCCGAAATCATCTGATATTGGAAAAATATTCAGAGGCGGCCACTATTCAATTCTTTCAGAATATAATCGTCCGGCATGGCGTGCTGTAAGCAATCCGAATTTCAGATCTTCAACCATCGG is part of the Duncaniella dubosii genome and encodes:
- a CDS encoding formylglycine-generating enzyme family protein, coding for MKKLYLIILSFVFSLVTFAITKDTPEIEMIDVKGGTFSMGFNPDETEHAYETPRHEVTLHDYKIGKYEVTQELWETVMGDNPSVFKGKSRPVENVSWNDVSLFIKKLNKVTGRHYRLPTEAEWEFAARGGNESNDFVFIGGDEIDKIAWHFGNSEKQTHQVGLLAPNELGIYDMAGNVSEWTQDWFGHYKAKSQTNPKGPKSSDIGKIFRGGHYSILSEYNRPAWRAVSNPNFRSSTIGFRLAE
- a CDS encoding GLPGLI family protein translates to MKKILASTIMCFAAMAAMAQTADIEVSYTTRSLYRNEMERINKYHLLANSTLSKFYSPRSEEIDSLISTPEGLAAFKKTQEAALKAMIGQGMIDMKNLPRKKENVYVIKSVRDSMITVYDMLDNEPVYYTEPFAELTWETGDSTKNILGYECIQAQTDYHGRHWTVWFTPEIPVHDGPWKFRGLPGLILEATTGDGIGFFADGIQQSSKDIGSVYDAEKYERYNRKDILRARRAVIDNPKGTLTAKGLLDGVEIDPDLLKPKSDGGDFIETDYR